The Paenibacillus spongiae nucleotide sequence ACAGGTTATACCGCTCTCTGGATAAGCTAAGAAGCGAGATGCAGAATTGGAGAGGATTGAAGATCATGTCCATTCAACAAATGGTATCTATCGTGAATATGAATGATTCCGATGCTGTGAAGAATGACAGTCAAGCCAATGTGTATGAGGATTTATTCAACGAGCTGAATAACAGCGTCAATCGCCTAATAGCCAAATTGAATCATAAGCCGACGAAGAAAGTGGTTATTGAGCTGTATCCCGATCTCCCTACGTTCCACGCGGCCGTCGGCGAGGCGGATGCGCCCGATTGGTTCATGGGAATCTATGAAGATAACTCGATCAAGATCGTTTCTCCCTTGAATCCGGGTCCCGAGCATACGTATCAATCGATACTGAAGTCAACCACGCACTTATTCGCAATGTGGCTCGTCACCGATATTAATCCCCAAGCGCCAAGGTGGCTTCGGCAAGGGCTGGGGGGATATGAAGCCGGTCAGATGTCGCAAGCCTATATCAAAGACAGCATTCGAGAAGCGGTGCACAAGGGTACAATCCCAACGCTGGAGGAGCTGGAGGATGACTCCTGGGAGCTGCAAACAACGGGAGGATTTCAATTCTCTTATAAAATGGTAGAATTCATCGTAAAGGAATACGGTGTCGATGCGCTTAACAAGATCATTCGAAATCCCGGTGATTTTCAAGGAATCTTCCACTGCTCGGAAGCCGAGCTGCGGGAGCGGTGGATTGCCGATTTGAAGAAGCAGGTATAGGATCGAAGAT carries:
- a CDS encoding RNA polymerase sigma factor → MSGAHDASPPVNPDNQGEYKAFEPIVRQYYGRIRNYFMMKVDSASAEDLTQQVFLKAMENLHTFRRDSSVFTWLYTIAHNTLKNEYRRRSRSQESLYDGIDWSSRFVSLDFEQNLEIRIDISAALKKLSMLDQQIITLRFFVDCTLSEIAEIVGMRESAVKNRLYRSLDKLRSEMQNWRGLKIMSIQQMVSIVNMNDSDAVKNDSQANVYEDLFNELNNSVNRLIAKLNHKPTKKVVIELYPDLPTFHAAVGEADAPDWFMGIYEDNSIKIVSPLNPGPEHTYQSILKSTTHLFAMWLVTDINPQAPRWLRQGLGGYEAGQMSQAYIKDSIREAVHKGTIPTLEELEDDSWELQTTGGFQFSYKMVEFIVKEYGVDALNKIIRNPGDFQGIFHCSEAELRERWIADLKKQV